A part of Arachis hypogaea cultivar Tifrunner chromosome 12, arahy.Tifrunner.gnm2.J5K5, whole genome shotgun sequence genomic DNA contains:
- the LOC112726736 gene encoding hydroquinone glucosyltransferase-like produces the protein MELEMEMKKKTCIAMVPCPGHGHLIPLLEFAKRFLLHHRDDFHVTFLIPTLGPPSPSTIAIINTLPSNIDFTFLPPVNIQDLHLQTDHPVPQMILTVRHTLPSLKDALASLSSRTNLVALVLDAFSLEALHLAKEFNVSSYLAFASGAATLSFVLSFPKFDESFSSEFESEPEFLDLERRVAVPGCDYASFKVKDLPDPLLFCRSGEIYTLFLSVCQKASLVDRIIVNTFNDLEPEALRALHNGSSSCSVYAVGPIVAQPNQNQDEKIHECVAWLNHQPLKSVLYICFGSGGTLSQEQVNEIAFGLELSGHKFLWVVRVPNKIPNSGYVIGQKEDPIQYLPPGFVERTKEQGLVVPSWAPQIEILAHGSTGGFLSHCGWNSTLESIVHGVPMIAWPLFAEQRMNAILLTDVLRVAARPQGEEDGVVNREEIAKVVKRIMDHGNEEGLEMRKRIQELSYAAAAALSENGSSTKALSSLAHELLNKNV, from the coding sequence ATGGAGTTGGAGAtggagatgaagaagaaaacatGCATTGCTATGGTTCCATGCCCAGGACATGGCCATCTCATACCACTTCTTGAGTTTGCAAAGcgttttcttcttcatcacagagatGATTTCCATGTCACCTTCCTTATTCCCACTCTTGgtcctccttctccttccacCATCGCCATCATCAACACTCTCCCTTCAAACATTGACTTCACTTTTCTCCCTCCGGTCAACATTCAAGACCTTCATCTTCAGACCGACCACCCCGTTCCCCAGATGATCCTTACCGTTCGCCACACTCTTCCCTCTCTCAAAGACGCATTAGCTTCATTGAGTTCTCGAACTAACCTTGTTGCTTTAGTTCTTGACGCGTTCTCCCTCGAAGCACTTCATCTCGCTAAAGAGTTCAACGTCTCTTCCTACCTTGCATTTGCCTCTGGCGCTGCAACACTCTCCTTCGTTCTTTCCTTTCCAAAGTTTGATGAAAGCTTCTCCTCCGAATTTGAATCCGAACCCGAGTTTCTTGACTTGGAACGAAGAGTGGCTGTTCCTGGTTGTGATTATGCTTCTTTTAAGGTGAAGGACCTTCCAGATCCGCTTCTGTTTTGTCGATCAGGTGAAATCTACACACTATTTCTCAGTGTGTGCCAGAAAGCCTCTTTGGTTGATAGAATCATAGTGAATACCTTCAATGATTTAGAACCAGAGGCCTTGCGAGCTTTACACAAcggttcttcttcttgttctgttTATGCGGTTGGACCCATCGTTGCTCAACCTAATCAAAACCAAGATGAAAAGATTCATGAATGTGTTGCATGGTTGAACCATCAGCCATTGAAATCTGTGTTGTATATATGTTTCGGAAGTGGTGGAACACTCTCTCAGGAGCAAGTGAATGAGATAGCATTCGGATTGGAATTGAGTGGACACAAATTTTTGTGGGTAGTGAGAGTCCCAAACAAGATTCCGAATTCCGGTTATGTTATTGGACAAAAGGAGGATCCAATTCAATACTTGCCACCGGGTTTTGTGGAGAGAACCAAAGAACAAGGCCTAGTGGTTCCATCATGGGCACCACAAATTGAGATCCTTGCTCATGGCTCCACTGGTGGGTTCTTGAGTCATTGTGGTTGGAACTCAACGCTTGAGAGCATTGTTCATGGTGTTCCCATGATTGCATGGCCATTGTTTGCTGAGCAGAGAATGAATGCAATTCTGCTCACGGATGTGCTCAGAGTTGCAGCGAGGCCACAGGGTGAAGAGGATGGGGTTGTGAACAGAGAAGAAATTGCCAAAGTTGTGAAGAGAATCATGGACCACGGTAATGAAGAAGGGTTGGAAATGAGAAAGAGGATTCAAGAGTTGAGttatgctgctgctgctgcacTCAGTGAAAATGGCTCTTCTACCAAGGCACTCTCGAGTCTTGCACATGAATTGCTGAACAAGAACGTTTAA
- the LOC112726738 gene encoding chaperone protein dnaJ A6 → MFGRGARRSSSDNTKYYDVLGVSKNANEDEIKKAYRKAAMKNHPDKGGDPEKFKELGQAYEVLSDPEKRELYDQYGEDALKEGMGGGGSSFHNPFDIFESFFGGASFGGGSSRGRRQKHGEDVVHSLKVSLEDVYNGTTKKLSLSRNVLCPKCKGKGSKSGNAGRCYGCQGTGMKITTRQIGLGMIQQMQHICPECRGSGEVISERDRCTQCKGNKVSQEKKVLEVHVEKGMQQGQKIVFEGQADEAPDTITGDIVFVLQVKEHPRFKREHDDLYIEHSLNLTEALCGFQFAVTHLDGRQLLIKSNPGEVIKPGQQKAINDEGMPQHNRPFMKGRLYIKFNVDFPDSGFLSPDQCRLLETILPQKSSKQLTDMELDECEETTLHDVNMKDEMRRKQQQHYHEAYDDDDDEQSMPRVQCAQQ, encoded by the exons ATGTTTGGGCGTGGAGCAAGAAGGAGCAGCAGCGATAACACCAAATATTATGATGTTCTCGGTGTTTCAAAAAACGCTAATGAAGATGAAATCAAGAAGGCCTATAGAAAGGCTGCAATGAAGAATCATCCAGATAAAGGTGGAGATCCTGAGAAG TTCAAGGAGCTAGGTCAAGCTTATGAAGTTTTAAGTGATCCGGAGAAGAGAGAACTGTATGATCAATATGGTGAAGATGCCCTTAAGGAAGGAATGGGAGGAGGAGGAAGCTCATTCCATAacccatttgatatttttgaatcaTTTTTTGGTGGAGCTAGCTTTGGTG GTGGTAGCTCACGAGGTAGAAGACAAAAGCATGGTGAAGATGTTGTGCATTCTCTAAAGGTTTCCTTGGAGGATGTTTATAATGGCACAACAAAGAAACTATCTCTTTCTAGAAATGTATTGTGCCCGAAATGTAAAGG GAAGGGTTCCAAAAGTGGAAATGCTGGTAGGTGTTATGGATGCCAAGGCACTGGTATGAAGATTACAACAAGGCAGATTGGACTGGGCATGATTCAACAAATGCAACACATCTGTCCTGAATGCAGGGGAAGTG GCGAGGTCATTAGCGAGAGAGATAGATGCACTCAGTGCAAGGGAAACAAGGTCTCCCAAGAAAAGAAGGTGCTTGAGGTGCATGTTGAGAAGGGGATGCAACAGGGCCAGAAGATTGTGTTTGAAGGTCAAGCTGATGAAGCG CCTGACACAATCACAGGAGACATTGTGTTTGTCTTACAAGTGAAGGAGCACCCACGATTCAAACGAGAGCATGATGACCTCTATATTGAGCACAGTCTCAACTTGACCGAGGCTCTTTGTGGCTTCCAGTTTGCTGTCACCCATCTTGATGGGAGACAACTATTGATCAAATCCAACCCTGGAGAAGTCATCAAACCAG GCCAACAAAAAGCCATAAATGATGAGGGAATGCCACAACACAATAGGCCCTTCATGAAGGGTCGTCTTTACATCAAGTTCAATGTGGATTTTCCAGACTCAGGGTTCCTTTCCCCTGACCAATGCCGATTATTAGAGACGATATTACCTCAGAAATCCAGCAAGCAGTTGACAGATATGGAGCTGGATGAGTGTGAGGAGACCACGTTACATGATGTCAACATGAAGGATGAGATGAGAAGAAAGCAGCAACAGCACTACCACGAGgcatatgatgatgatgatgatgagcaaTCCATGCCTCGAGTGCAATGTGCTCAACAGTAG